The Arthrobacter russicus genome has a segment encoding these proteins:
- a CDS encoding GNAT family N-acetyltransferase — MATSAGLAETAAAVAVAPDDPRLGTLYQELAAEYSRRYGHPAEQAHRELVDYPAAEFRAPDGAFVLLLEQGQPVAGGAFRKYDRQTAELKRIWTHSAHRRRGLGQRVLAELEAEAARRGYLRIYLTTGPRQPEAKELYLAAGYLPQFDLAADPESIWHLPFRKELKR; from the coding sequence TTGCGCCGGATGACCCGAGATTGGGCACTCTGTACCAGGAGCTCGCTGCCGAATACAGCCGCAGGTACGGGCATCCCGCGGAGCAAGCGCATCGTGAGCTGGTGGACTATCCGGCAGCGGAGTTCCGTGCGCCGGACGGGGCCTTCGTGCTGCTGCTGGAACAAGGACAGCCGGTCGCCGGCGGAGCCTTCCGGAAATACGACCGCCAGACTGCGGAACTGAAACGGATCTGGACGCATTCGGCGCACCGGCGTCGCGGATTGGGCCAGCGGGTGCTGGCCGAGTTGGAAGCCGAGGCGGCTCGCCGCGGCTACCTGCGGATCTATCTGACCACCGGCCCGCGGCAGCCGGAGGCCAAAGAGCTCTACTTGGCTGCGGGCTACCTTCCGCAGTTCGACCTTGCCGCAGACCCCGAATCGATCTGGCACTTGCCGTTCCGGAAGGAATTGAAACGATGA
- a CDS encoding amino acid ABC transporter permease translates to MSATLLRSSPGTPQQTGPETGPETLGIVPARHPGRLAASVLVGLLLLPLLWSLVANPRWEWAVVAQWFTAESVIRGLGSTLLLTVIAGSAGFVLGFLLALMRISDSPLLRTVSWAYTWIFRSVPLLVQLLLWYNLGYLYEKIQLGVPFGPVLFEVQTTTLISQFAAAVLGLTLHQAAYSAEIIRGGILSVDQGQLEAAAALGIPRRRRALRIVLPQALRAILPSAFNEIIGLVKGTSVVYVLAYSELFYTIQVIYNRTQQVIPLLLVATLWYVLITSVLSVGQYYIERRFARGALRTLPPTPWQRFRVLLSGAAKTPGAGR, encoded by the coding sequence ATGAGCGCAACCCTGCTCCGGTCCAGCCCGGGCACCCCGCAGCAGACCGGCCCGGAAACCGGCCCGGAGACCCTCGGGATCGTACCGGCCCGGCATCCGGGCCGACTGGCTGCCTCCGTGCTCGTCGGGTTGTTGTTGCTGCCGCTGCTCTGGTCCCTGGTGGCGAATCCACGCTGGGAATGGGCGGTGGTGGCCCAATGGTTCACGGCCGAGTCGGTCATCCGCGGGCTGGGCTCGACCTTGCTGCTCACCGTGATCGCCGGCAGCGCCGGCTTCGTCCTGGGCTTCCTGCTCGCTTTGATGCGGATCTCCGATTCGCCGCTGTTGCGTACGGTTTCCTGGGCCTACACCTGGATTTTCCGCTCGGTGCCGCTCCTGGTGCAACTGCTGCTTTGGTACAACCTGGGCTATCTGTACGAGAAAATCCAGCTCGGCGTGCCTTTCGGGCCGGTGCTCTTCGAAGTGCAGACCACCACTTTGATCAGCCAATTCGCCGCCGCGGTACTCGGCTTGACCCTGCACCAGGCGGCCTATTCCGCAGAGATCATCCGCGGTGGGATTCTGTCCGTGGACCAAGGGCAGTTGGAAGCTGCGGCAGCGCTGGGCATCCCGCGCCGCCGTCGGGCCCTGCGGATCGTGCTTCCGCAGGCCCTGCGCGCGATCCTGCCGAGTGCCTTCAACGAGATCATCGGCCTGGTCAAAGGGACTTCGGTGGTCTATGTGCTCGCCTACAGCGAGCTCTTCTACACCATCCAGGTGATCTACAACCGGACTCAGCAAGTGATTCCGCTGCTGCTCGTGGCGACGCTCTGGTACGTGCTGATCACCTCGGTACTGAGCGTGGGCCAGTACTACATCGAGCGCAGGTTCGCCCGCGGCGCGCTGCGGACCTTGCCGCCCACCCCCTGGCAACGATTCCGGGTGCTGCTTTCCGGCGCTGCCAAGACTCCGGGAGCAGGCCGATGA